In Bradyrhizobium sp. 170, the DNA window ACCGCCGCGCCGACCTGACGGTGCAGTCCGTTCCCAATCCTGAGAACGATTCGCCCGCCACGTTCCTGGCCAAGCAACGCCCGCCTGCCGGCATCATCTACCAACGGATCACATCTGATTTCTTTGTCGTGTCCAGCATTCGCAAGGACCGGATCTGGTACAACCGCTGCAACCGCGGCAACGGCACCATGAACTGCGTGCTGATCAATTATCCCGCCACGGAGAAGCGCCAGTGGGACAGCGTGGTCACACGCATAAGCCACACGCTGCGAGGGTAACCCGGCCCGTGACCGGATTTTAGGCAATCGGGAAAAAACGGCAATCAGTTCCGAAGTGAGGAACCACCGCGCGTGCACTGCGTTGCCGAGGGTCGATGTTCGTAATCGCGAGGTTGTTTCGTGAATCGTAGAGATTTCCTCGCTGCTTCAGCGTTGCCATTGGTATCCGGGGTGGCGCCGGGGCTTTTGTCCCCCGCCCGTGCCCAGCCGGCGCCGTTCGACCGATCCATTGTGCGGCAAATAGCGCGCGAACTCGCAAGCAAGCCGTACAAGGCTCCGAGCGAGAAGCTGCCCGACAATCTCGCTAACATCGACTACGACCATTATCGGGCGATCCGGTTCTTGCCCGAGCGCGCGCTCTGGCGCGGCGAAAAACTTCCCTTCGAGGCGCAATTCTTCCATCGCGGGTTCTTCTACAAGAACAGGGTCGATATCTTCGAGGTGAAGAACGGCCAGGCATCAAAAATTGCCTACCAGCCCGAGCTGTTTTCGTTCGGCGATACGCCGCCGCCGGGCCCGGCCGTAGACCTCGGCTTTGCCGGCTTTCGGCTGCATGCGCCGATCAACAAGCCCGACTATTATGACGAGGTCTGCGTGTTTCTCGGCGCGAGCTACTTCCGCGCAGTGGCCAAGGGACAACTATACGGACTCTCGGCACGCGGCCTGTCGATCAACACCGGCGAAGCCAAGGGCGAAGAATTTCCGTTCTTCAAGACGTTCTGGATCGAGAAGCCGGCATCAGGCGCAAATTCCATCGTCGTGCATGCGCTGCTCGACAGCGAGAGCGCCGCGGCGGCCTATCGTTTCACCATTCGGCCCGGCGACACCACCGTGTTCGATGTTGAAATGGCGATCTATCCGCGCGTGGATCTGGACCACGCCGGCCTCTCACCGATGACCAGCATGTTCTTCTTCGGACCGAACGACCGCAAGGACGTCGAGGACTTCCGCCCCTCGGTCCACGATTCGGATGGGCTTGCGATCTTCAATGGCCGCGGCGAGGAACTTTGGCGGCCACTGCATAATCCGAGGGATCTGCAGGTCTCTTCGTTTTCCGATCTCAACCCGCGCGGCTTCGGCCTGATGCAGCGTCAGAAGGATTTTGCCGCCTACCAGGATCTGGAATCGAATTTCGAGCGTCGGCCGAGCCTGTGGGCGGAGCCGATCGGCAATTGGGGCGAAGGCGCGGTGAAGCTGCTCGAAATCCCCACCAAGGAAGAGATTCACGACAACATTGCCTCGTTCTGGCTTCCCAAGGCTGCCTTGGCCGCCAAGGGCGAGCACACTTACACCTATCGTTTGCACTGGGGACCGGATGCGCCGAAGTCCACCTCGCTCGCGCGATTTTCCCGAACCGGCATCGGCGCGCGAGGCGACAACGCCACGATCTTCGTACTCGACGTGACCGGCGAGCGGCTGAAATCGGTCGATCCGAAAATCCTGCGCGGTGTTGTAACGGCCGAGAAGGCGAAAATCCAGAACATCGTCACCCAGCCAAATCCGGCGACCGGCGGCTGGCGATTCAGCTTCGAGCTGTTGAAGGAAAAGACCCCCGTCGAAATCCGCGCATCGCTCATGCAGGACAATGAGCCGGTATCGGAGGTCTGGGTCTATCGATGGACACCTTAGCGAAAACCGGCGGAACGACCGGCGCTGCCGATATTCCGCTGAACGATTTCCTTCCTCGGGAATCGCCAACGGATATGGCGGTACAGGCGTTGCGGCGATTCGAGCCGCCATCGGCGCCCGACTTTGCGCCGCTGTGGTTCCGGCGCGGCTTGGTGCTGACCGGCACCGCGATCCTGACCGCGGCGGGCTGTTACGAGATGTACCGGGTGCTTCAGGTCGGCGGTGTCACGGTCCTGGAGTCGATCATCCTGGTCTTGTTCGTGCTGCTGTTTGCATGGATCGCCTTCTCCTTCATGTCGGCGCTGGCCGGTTTCTTCGTCCTGCTAGCCAGGAAAAAGGACGAACTCGGCATCGATCCCAGGGCTCCCTTGCCCGCGATCCACGGCCGCACGGCGATGCTGCTGCCGACCTACAACGAGGACCCCCATCGTGTCCTCGCGAGATTGCGCGCAACTTATGAATCGGTCCAGGAGACCGGACACGGCGCGCGGTTCGACTGGTTCGTGCTAAGCGACTCCACCGATCCCGCGACCTGGATCGCCGAGGAAAAATGCTTTCTCAAGCTGCGACAGGACGTCGGCAGCGTGGCCGCGATCTTCTATCGCCACCGCCCCGAGAACACCGCGCGCAAGTCGGGCAATATCGAGGAATGGGTCAGGCGGTTCGGCTCCAATTATGAGTGCATGCTGATCCTGGACGCCGATAGTCTGATGACCGGCGACAGCGTCGTTCGCCTCGTAGCTGCCATGGAGACGCACCCGAAGGCCGCGCTGATTCAGACGCTGCCCGTTATCGTCAATGCGGGATCGCTGTTCGCGCGCTGGCAGCAATTCGCTGGGCGGCTGTACGGCCCGATGCTGGCCGCGGGGATCGCGTGGTGGCACGGCTCCGAAGGCAATTACTGGGGGCACAACGCCATCATTCGCGTGCGTGCCTTTGCGCAATATGCGGGGCTGCCCGAACTCAGGGGACGCAAGCCGTTCGGCGGGCATATTATGAGCCACGACTTCATCGAGGCGGCGTTGATGCGACGGGGTGGCTGGGCGATCCACATGGCGCCGACGCTTCGCGGCAGCTACGAGGAATCTCCGCCGACGCTATCGGATTTCGCCGCCCGCGACCGTCGCTGGTGCCAGGGCAATCTGCAGCATCTGGCGCTGCTGCCGACCCGCGGCTTTCACTGGGTATCTCGGCTTCATCTGCTGACGGGAATTGGATCGTACCTCACCGCGCCGCTCTGGCTGATTTTTCTCGTATTCGGCATTCTGGTTTCGCTGCAGGCGCAATTCGTCCGGCCCGAATATTTCCCGAAGGGATATTCGCTGTTCCCGCAATGGCCGGCACAGGATCCGGTCCTGGCGGCCTGGGTGTTCGCAGGCACGATGGGCATGCTGATCGCGCCGAAGCTGCTCGCCTTCGCCGTACTGCTGACCGACGCCGACACGCGGAGAAAATTCGGCGGCGGTCTGCAGGTGTTGACCGGCATCATCGCCGAGACCATCCTTTCGGGCCTGACCGCGCCTGTCATGATGATCTTCCAGTCGTCCGCCGTCGGGGAAATCCTGTTCGGGCGCGACGCCGGATGGCAGGTTCAGCGCCGGGACGATGGCGCGGTCTCGCACCGTGACACGGTCAACACCTATGCGGTGCCGACGTTGGTCGGGGTCGCCATGGCGGTGGCCGCCTATGCCGTCTCGCTGCCATTGCTGCTCTGGATGACGCCGGTAATCCTCGGCCTGCTGCTTTCCATTCCGATCGCAATATTGTCGTCATCGCCGGGCCCGAACCGCAGGTCCGGATTGTTCAAAACCCCGGAGCAGACCGCGCCGCCATCGGTACTGACAAGGGCCAATGAACTGGCCAGCGCGCCGCATTCGCCGCTCACCTGCCCGCTGTACGAATTGCGCAGCGATGCCGGTCTGCTCGAAGCGCATTTGAACAATCCTTCCGGGCAGCGGCCACGAAAGCGCGGCGAGGTCGATCCGCAGCTCGCGATTGCACGCGCGAAAATCGAAGATGCTGAAACCTTCGAGGAGGCGGCGGGCTTTCTCAGCGCGCGAGAGAAGTTCGCGGTGCTCAAGTCACCTTCGGTTCTCGCCGTTCTACTCGCCCTGCCAGATCCGGCGTAATTGCAGGACCCATCTTCCTGCTGCTTGAGATTGAACTGCGGCTGCCGTCATCCCGGATGCATACTTGCGTCCGGATGCACACTTGCATCCCGGATGCATCCTTGGCCCATGCAACAAATCTGCTAGACTGCTTGCTGGAGAGGCGGAAAATGGAAGCGCCCGGACCCGAGCGAAGACTCGCTGCGGTCCTTGCCGCCGACATGGTCGGCTATAGCCGGCTAATGGAGGTTGACGAGGCGGGGACGCTTGCACGCCTCAAGACCCATCGCCTTGAGCTCATCGATCCCTCCATTGCCAAGAACCGCGGCCGCATCATCAAAACGACCGGCGACGGCATGCTGGTGGAGTTCCACAGCGTCGTAGACGCGGTGACGTGCGCAGCCGAAGTCCAGCGCCGGATGGCGCGGCGCAATGCCGATGTGTCGCCGGCGCGGTGGATCCAGTTCCGCATCGGCATCAACCTCGGCGACGTGATCGTCGAGGAGAACGATATTTTCGGCGACGGCGTCAACGTCGCGGCGCGCCTCGAGGCGCTCGCCGAACCGGGTGGCATCTGCATCTCGGGCGCGGTGCGCGATCAAGTCGGTGATCGGCTGGACGAGATCGCATTCGAGGATCTCGGCGAGCAGAGCGTCAAGAATATCACCCGCCCGATCCATGTCTTCCGGGTGCGGCTCGAGTCAGCCACGATCGCAGCGCTCGAAAGTAGCAAGGAGGCTTCGGCGACGTCAGTTACCAGAAAGCCATCCATCGCCGTGCTGCCGCTGGTCAACATGAGCGGCGATCCGGAGCAGGAATTCTTTGCCGACGGCCTCACCGAGGACATCATCACCGAGCTGTCGCGCTTCCGCGACCTGCTCGTCATCTCGCGCAACTCGACCTTCGTGCACAAGGGCAAAGCCGTAAAGGTGCAGGAGGTCGCGCGCGAGCTCGGCGTTGAATATGTCCTCGAAGGCAGCGTGCGCAAGGTCGGCGATCGCGTTCGCGTCACCGTGCAGCTGATCGATGCGCAAACCGACCGGCACGTCTGGGCCGAACGCTATGACCGCAAGCTCGAGGATATCTTCGCGATCCAGGACGAGGTGACCGGCGCGATCGTCAGCACGCTTCCTGGCCGCGTCGAGGCCGCCACGCAGGAACGCGCGAAGCGCCAGCGAACCGACAACATGGCGGCCTATGAATGCGTGCTCGCCGCCAAAGTGCTGCACCACCGCTCGCGACGGGAAGACAATGCGGAGGCGCAGTCTCTCCTCGACCGCGCCATCGCGCTCGACCCAAATTACGCACACGCGCATGCCTGGAAGGCCTGCGTGCTGGGACAGACCTGGGTCTATGGATGGTGCGCGGATCGCGACGCCACCTTTCAGCAGGTGGCTGACGAATTGCAGATCGCGCTGGCGCTCGATGACAACGACAGCGACGTACACCGCATCCTGGCCGCGGTGAACCTGACGCGCGACGATCATGACAGGGCCGCCTACCATCAGGAGCGGGCACTCGCGCTCAATCCCAACTACGATATCGTCGTGGTGCAGCAGGGCGAGTTTCTGACCTGGCTGGGGCGGCCGGAAGAGGGGATCGACTGGATCAGGAAGGCGATGCGCCTCAATCCGTACCACCCGGAACGCTTCTGGAATCACCTGGGTCGCGCCTGCTACTGCGCCGAGAAATTCGCGGAAGCCGCTGAAGCTTTCGCGCGGATCACGCGGCCCGACTACACGCATCACGCCTTCCTCGCAGCGACGTTCGCACAAATGGGTAACGGCGTTGCGGCCGCCGCACATGCCGCAGAGGTCGTGAAGCTCGAACCGGGTTTCTCGGTGGCGACGTATCTCACCACCCAGCACTACAAGCAGGAGGCGGATCGCGCGCGACACGAGGCCGGGCTGCTCAAGGCGGGGCTGCCGGCGTGAGGTTGGCGGGATCACGTTGTGGTGGCTGAGTTCTCGTCGCTTGCCGGGCCGTAGCTCGCGAATGAGCATTACGGATGGAGCCCGGCTTCGCCCTTCGGGCTACGCCGCGGCAGCCTTCGCTTGCTTCGCTACGATAGAGTTCGGTGTGGCTTGCCGAGCCGTAGCTTGCGAAGCAAGCGAAGGCTGGTGGGCGCGACAGGGATCGAACCTGTGACCCCTACCATGTCAAGGTAGTGCTCTCCCGCTGAGCTACGCGCCCCGGAATGGGATGACCGATCATCCCGCTCCAGCTTTATTCGTATTGGGTGGGGTCCGTATATCGGCTCCAAAGCGCCCCCGCAAGGATGCTTGGACGTAATTTCTGGAGTGATTTCGAGCGAAATTGACGCCGAATCAGGCCGCCAGCATCTTGTTCACTTCGCTGACCAGTTCGCGGAGGTGAACCGGCTTGGCGAGCACCTTGGCGTTCTTGGGCGCTTCCGAATCGGAATTCAGGGCGACGGCGGCAAAACCGGTGATGAACATGATCTTGATGTCGGGGTCGAGTTCCGAGGCGCGGCGCGCCAGTTCGATGCCGTCCATTTCCGGCATCACGATATCGGTCAGCAGCATCTCGAACGGCTCCTCGCGCAGCCGCTGATAGGCCGACATGCCGTTGTCATGCGAGGAGACCTGAAACCCCGCGTTTTCCAGCGCCTTGACCAGGAAGCGGCGCATGTCGTTGTCGTCTTCGGCGAGCAGGATCTTGTGCATGGCGGTCGGTCGTCGCTTCCGGCTTGGAGGATCGTTCCGCCCACTAAGCCCGACAGAGGGTAAATTTCAGTTAAAAGGTAACGGCTTCTTGGCGGCGAGCGGCGCTGTTTCTGCAGCGGAATGTACCAAGATCGATCAAGGCGGCGCTTTTCGGGCGTTTGCGACACCTTCCAGTAGTTCGGCGGTTTTTTTCGCTTGGCAGAATGATTACGATTACGGACAATACATCCTTACAAACCCTGCCCTTCGGCAGAATCGGTCGCATGATCGCGATCGGGCCGAAGGGAATGCGGACATTCAAGGGACGGCGCCCCACGATGACCCAGTTTGATGGCGAGCTGTCGCCCCCGTTCGAGATCGTGGAGCCGGCGCATTGGCGGGCGCCGATCATCTTCAACTCGCCCCATTCCGGCTCGGTCTATCCGCTCGAATTTCTCAACGCCTCCCGGATCGACCTCGCCGCGCTGCGCCGCTCCGAGGATTCGTTCATGGACGAGTTGATCGGAGGCCTGAGCGAACAAGGCTTTCCGACGGTGCGGGTCAATTTCCCCCGCTCCTATGTCGACGTGAACCGCGAGCCCTATGAGCTCGATCCGCGGATGTTCACCGGGCGCCTGCCGAGCTTCGCCAATACCCGCTCGATGCGGGTGGCCGGCGGCCTCGGCACCATCCCGCGCGTGGTCGGGGACGGGCAGGAAATCTATCGCGAGCGGCTTTCGGTCGACGACGCGCTGGGGCGGATCGAGGCGCTCTACAAGCCGTATCACCGGGCGCTGCGGCGGCTGATCAACAAGGCCCATCAGGCATTCGGAACCGTGATCCTGGTGGATTGCCATTCGATGCCGTCGGTCGGCGTGTCGCGCGACGAGCCGCGGCGGCCCGATATCGTGATCGGCGACCGCTACGGCACCAGTTGCGCGAGCCTTTTGCCCGATGTCGTTGAGGAAATCATGAGCGGGCTCGGCTATTCGATCGGCCGCAACAAGCCCTACGCCGGCGGCTTCATCACCGAGCATTACGGCAACCCGGCGAGCGGACTGCACACCGTGCAGCTTGAGCTCAACCGGGCGATCTATATGGACGAGCGGCGGCGCGAGCGCAGCCCGCGCTTTGCGCAAGTGGCCGCCGATTTCGTCGCGCTCGCCGACGCGCTGGCCCAGGTGCCGCTCGGGGATCTCGGACCGTTCCAGGCAGCGGCGGAGTAGATTCTGCTTCGTCATTCCGGGGCGCGCGAAGCGCGAGCCCGGAATCCATTTAACTGCCCGCGCGTGTGGCCCGATGGATTCCGGGCTCGCGCCAAGTGGCGCGCCCCGGAATGACGAAGAAAGAAATCCGGAATGACAAAGCGCCCAAAGAAAAAAGGGCCGCTTGAATGAACAAGCGGCCCAAGTCTAGGGAGGAAACGCCCAAGGAGGGCAGCGATAGGGCGAGGCCCTACCGCACCGCAACAATATGCGGCCGCGCTGCACAAAACGCAAGGGTTTTTGGCTTAGTTCCGGTCCAAAGTGGAACAGGCTGGCGGATCGGCAACACCATCGATGCACGGCGTTTATACAAGTTAAATCAATGACTTGAATGGGATACCCGGCCAAGCCCCGGTCCCACTGCAGTGCTGGTATGCCAAAACTCGCAACTTCGTGATGGCAGGGCTAACCAAAAATCCACGCTTAAACGAAGCCTTCTCGAAAGCCGATTCGAAAGCCAGCTCGCAATACGAATGGGAATAACGCGCCGTTGGCGGTGCGCGACGGTGCGGATTGGGCTAGGCAAGAGGCAGTATTCTTCCTCCAGTGCGGTAAGGGACAGCCGTGACGGTCATCGATTTCACAGCCTTCATCGGGCGCCTCGCGACTGCGTCCGGCGAAACCATCCTGCCGTTCTTCCGGACCTCGCTCTCCATCGACAACAAGAGCGCGAGCGATTTCGATCCGGTCACCGAGGCCGACCGCGCCGCCGAAGCGGTGATGCGCCGCCTGATCAAGGCCAATTTTCCCCAGCACGGCATCGTCGGCGAGGAGTTCGGCAACGAGCGCGAGGACGCCGAATATGTCTGGGTGCTGGATCCGATCGACGGCACCAAATCCTTCATCGCGGGATTTCCGATCTGGGGCACCCTGATCGCGCTGTTGCACAAGGGCACGCCGGTGTTCGGCATGATGCACCAGCCCTATATCGGCGAGCGCTTTTCCGGCGATAGCGGTTCGGCGCAGTATTCCGGACCATCCGGCGAGCGGCGGCTGACGGTGCGCCGCTGCACGTCCCTGAAGGAAGCGACCTCGTTCACCACCAGCCCCCTGCTGATGAACGCCGCCGATCGCGAGATCTTCAGCCGGGTCGAGAGTTCGGTAAAGCTGTCGCGCTATGGCGGCGACTGCTATTCCTACTGCATGCTGGCGGCAGGCCATCTCGACCTCGTGGTCGAGACCGAACTAAAGCCCTATGACATCGCGGCATTGATCCCGATCGTTACGGGCGCCGGCGGCGTCGTCACCAACTGGGAAGGCAAGCCCGCCCAGAGCGGCGGCCGCATCGTCGCCGCCGGCGACGCCCGCGTGCATGAGGCGACGCTGAAACTGCTGAACAGTTAGGGGCCCCGATGGACGCGATGCTGGTCGTCCATATGCAGGTCGGGCTCCTCAGCGGCATGCCCAAACATGATTTGCACGGCGTCGTGGATCGCATCAACCGGCTAACCGCCAGGGTCCGTGCCCAAGCCGGCAAGGTGATTTTGATCCAGCACTGCGGTGGCAAGGGAGACGCCTTTGAGCCGCAGACGCCCGGATGGCAGTTTCTTCCCGAACTTGTCCGCGAACCTGCCGACATTATCGTCCCGACTACACTGAACGATCCTTTTGCCGGCACGGACCTGCAGGCGCGTTTGAAGGAGCTCCAGCCGGACCGGATCCTGATCACCGGATGGGCAACTGATTTCTGCGTTGATTCCACGGTTCGCTCGACGGTCGCACATCATTACGATGTCGTGGCGGTAGCCGACGGTCACACCTTGGGCGACCGTCCTCACCTCGATGCCCTCAGCATCATTCGCCATCACAATTGGGTCTGGAGCAACCTGATCACCCGGCGTTCCATCAAGGTCGCCGCGACAGACGAATTGCTGCCCTGATCCACGCATCGCGGGACGGGGTGCAACCGGCTGAATCGGCCGCAACCTCTAGCACCGAAGCGCTACAAGCGGCATACTCGCCCCATCACGGACGAACGCGCGGCGCTTCTTGCGAGCCCCGTGCCGAAACAGATCCGGATCAGGGGGGCTTGCATGAAAACGGCACGCACGCTGTTGGCCGCATTGACGCTGTCGCTGGTGCCGGTAGCGGCAACCGCACAGGATTTTCCCAACAAACCGATCCGCCTGATCGTGCCATTCCCGGCCGGCGGACCCAACGACATCATCGCGCGCCTGGTCGGCCAGCGCATGTCCGAGATCACGAAGCAGCCGGTTCTGATCGACAATCGCGGCGGCCAGGCCGGCGTGCTCGGCACCGATGCGGTCGCGAAGGCAGCCCCCGACGGCTACACGATCGGCATCGTGAGCGCGAGCGCGCTGGTCATCAACCCGACGATGGAAAAAGTGCCCTACGACGTGACGAAGGACTTTGCGCCCGTCACGCTGGTGACCACGGTGCCGGAAATGCTTGTTGTCGCCAGCAACGTTCCCGCCGGCGATATGAAAGAGCTGGTCGCGCTCGCCAAGGCCCAGCCGGGAAAACTCAATTTCGCATCGGCCGGCGTCGGCGGCCTGCCGCACCTCGCCGGTGAACTGTTCAAGCTGACAGCCAGCATCGACATCGTGCACGTGCCCTACCGCGGCGCTGCGCCGGCGGTGAACGATCTGCTCGGCCAGCAGGTGCAGATGGCGTTCCTCGATTTGCCGGTGCTGCTGCCGCATATCAAGGCCGGCACCCTGCGCCCGATTGCCCTCGGTGCTCCGAAACGCGCGCCCACCTCGCCTGACGTGCCGACCACCGCGGAGGTCGGCATGCCGGACCTCCTGATCGAAAACTGGTACGGCATGATCGCACCGGGCGGAACGCCCGAGCCGACCGTCGCTACCTTGAATCGCATCGCCAACGAGGCGATGCACGACCCGCAGGTCAAGCAGAAGCTCGCCGATCAGGGACTGACAGTCGCCGGCGACACGCCGGGACATTTTCGCAACTACATAGCAAGCGAGACCCAGAAGTGGGCGCGCGTCATCAAGGCCGCCGGCCTTGCCACGGGCAAGTAACGTCCGGCTTCCTGTCAGGCCTCTTCAACGCGGCGCCGATTTGCGCAGATGCTCGGCCAACTGCTGCGCAGGCCTTGGCAGCGACTTGAAACTGCGGGCACAGATCACGAGCCGCCGGTTGGCCCAGGAATCCCTGATCCTGATGACATTGATCTTCATTGATCGCGCGCATCGTTTTGCCGCCACTTCAGGCATCACGCCAATCCCGATGCCGGCGGCGACCATCTGGCCGATCGCATCGAAACTGTTCAGCCGCGCACGAAAGCGCAGACGCGCGCCGAGACGGGCCGCATGTCCGCTGATATGGGTGTGCAGCGCGATCGAGCTGATCAGGCCGACGAATTCGCGCTCCACCACTTCGCCGAAATCGACCTGCCGCCGGTTCGCCAGTTCGTCGTCGCGCGCGGTGACCAGCACCAGGCGGTCTTCGCTGAACGGGATCCGCTCGATATTGTCCGCAAGCGCGTGTTCGGCGGCTAGTCCGAGATCGGCGGCGCCGGTCAGAATCGCGCGGGCGATGTCGGCGCTTTCGCGTTCCTCGACGTCGATCGAAATGCGAGGATGCGCGGCCAGAAAGGCAGCCAGTGCCTTCGGCAGATATTCCGAAAGCCCCGACGTGTTGGCGAGGAAGCGAACGGTGGCCTTCACACCGCGGGCAAAGGCGGCCAGATCGCCGCGCATCGCCTCGACATTGTGGATCACGACCCTTGCATGATCGAGCAGGCTTTCGCCGGCCGGCGTCAGTTCGACGCCGCGGCGGCCGCGCGTCAGCAGCGAAACGCCAAGCGCCTCTTCCAGCCCCTTGATCCGCGCGCTCGCCGAGGCCAAGGCCAGATGAACCCGCTCAGCGCCGTTGGTGATGCTGCGCGTCTCGGCTACCGCGATGAAGAGCTGAAGATCGACGAGATCGAAGCGCATCGGGATTCCTTACGACGTGATCGGCGTTGAGGCCGTCATTGCGAGCGAAGCGAAGCAATCCATGCCGCCACAGCAAGAAAGAATGGATTGCTTCGTCGCCGCTCCTCGCAATGACAGACTGCCTTCGCCTTCTCCGAAGGCTGTCTCCGTAACCTCCAGATTGTGCCCATTGTGCCGATAGGTCAATGTCGCCCCATGTTCGATTCCCTGCTTCTCCTCGTCGCCGCCACCTTCCTGCTCGCGGGCCTCGTGAAGGGCGCACTCGGGCTCGGCCTGCCGACGGTATCGATGGGCCTGCTTGCGGTGTCGATGCCGCCGGCGCAGGCGATCGCCATCGTCATCGTGCCGGCGATCGTCACCAACATCTGGCAAACCTTCGGCGGTCCTTACTTGCGCGACATTTTCCGGCGGCTATGGCCGTTGCTGGCCGGAACGGCCGCCGGCATCTGGCTGAACGCGGGGTCGCTGACCGGGCCCTATGCGCGCTACACCACCATCGCGCTCGGCCTGTTGCTGGCGATCAATGCCATCATCGGCCTGTGCAAATTCGATTTCACCATTGCCCGCCGAAACGAAAAATGGGTCGGCGGCATCGTCGGGCTGATCACCGGTATGATTTCGGCGGCAACCGGCGTGCAGGTCATTCCATCGGTGCCGTTCCTGCAGGCGATCGGCATGGAGAAGGAAGAGCTGATCCAGGCATTGGGCGTATTCTTCACGGTCGCGACCCTGGCGCTTGGCCTCAACCTCACCGGCGCCGGTCTGCTGACGGCCGCAACCGCACTGCCTGGTGCGGTCGCCCTGGCGGCGTCCTTTGCCGGCATGTTTATCGGACAGGCGGTGCGGACGCGGCTGCAGCCGGATATCTTTCGGCGCTGGTTCCAGATCGGCATGATTGTTCTCGGCCTCTATCTGGCCGGCAATGCGCTGGCGAAACTGATGGCGTAACGTCCCCGAAGCCGCTCAAGAAGCCCGCGAGTTCCTTGCGATGGAATTCTCCAGATAGGCGGACAGCCGTACCTAGCGCGCCTCCAGCATCGCGACGCGGATGCCGAGATAGACGAACAGCCCACCGAGTACG includes these proteins:
- a CDS encoding adenylate/guanylate cyclase domain-containing protein, with translation MEAPGPERRLAAVLAADMVGYSRLMEVDEAGTLARLKTHRLELIDPSIAKNRGRIIKTTGDGMLVEFHSVVDAVTCAAEVQRRMARRNADVSPARWIQFRIGINLGDVIVEENDIFGDGVNVAARLEALAEPGGICISGAVRDQVGDRLDEIAFEDLGEQSVKNITRPIHVFRVRLESATIAALESSKEASATSVTRKPSIAVLPLVNMSGDPEQEFFADGLTEDIITELSRFRDLLVISRNSTFVHKGKAVKVQEVARELGVEYVLEGSVRKVGDRVRVTVQLIDAQTDRHVWAERYDRKLEDIFAIQDEVTGAIVSTLPGRVEAATQERAKRQRTDNMAAYECVLAAKVLHHRSRREDNAEAQSLLDRAIALDPNYAHAHAWKACVLGQTWVYGWCADRDATFQQVADELQIALALDDNDSDVHRILAAVNLTRDDHDRAAYHQERALALNPNYDIVVVQQGEFLTWLGRPEEGIDWIRKAMRLNPYHPERFWNHLGRACYCAEKFAEAAEAFARITRPDYTHHAFLAATFAQMGNGVAAAAHAAEVVKLEPGFSVATYLTTQHYKQEADRARHEAGLLKAGLPA
- a CDS encoding N-formylglutamate amidohydrolase; this translates as MTQFDGELSPPFEIVEPAHWRAPIIFNSPHSGSVYPLEFLNASRIDLAALRRSEDSFMDELIGGLSEQGFPTVRVNFPRSYVDVNREPYELDPRMFTGRLPSFANTRSMRVAGGLGTIPRVVGDGQEIYRERLSVDDALGRIEALYKPYHRALRRLINKAHQAFGTVILVDCHSMPSVGVSRDEPRRPDIVIGDRYGTSCASLLPDVVEEIMSGLGYSIGRNKPYAGGFITEHYGNPASGLHTVQLELNRAIYMDERRRERSPRFAQVAADFVALADALAQVPLGDLGPFQAAAE
- a CDS encoding isochorismatase family protein, encoding MDAMLVVHMQVGLLSGMPKHDLHGVVDRINRLTARVRAQAGKVILIQHCGGKGDAFEPQTPGWQFLPELVREPADIIVPTTLNDPFAGTDLQARLKELQPDRILITGWATDFCVDSTVRSTVAHHYDVVAVADGHTLGDRPHLDALSIIRHHNWVWSNLITRRSIKVAATDELLP
- the hisN gene encoding histidinol-phosphatase yields the protein MTVIDFTAFIGRLATASGETILPFFRTSLSIDNKSASDFDPVTEADRAAEAVMRRLIKANFPQHGIVGEEFGNEREDAEYVWVLDPIDGTKSFIAGFPIWGTLIALLHKGTPVFGMMHQPYIGERFSGDSGSAQYSGPSGERRLTVRRCTSLKEATSFTTSPLLMNAADREIFSRVESSVKLSRYGGDCYSYCMLAAGHLDLVVETELKPYDIAALIPIVTGAGGVVTNWEGKPAQSGGRIVAAGDARVHEATLKLLNS
- a CDS encoding glucan biosynthesis protein G, translating into MNRRDFLAASALPLVSGVAPGLLSPARAQPAPFDRSIVRQIARELASKPYKAPSEKLPDNLANIDYDHYRAIRFLPERALWRGEKLPFEAQFFHRGFFYKNRVDIFEVKNGQASKIAYQPELFSFGDTPPPGPAVDLGFAGFRLHAPINKPDYYDEVCVFLGASYFRAVAKGQLYGLSARGLSINTGEAKGEEFPFFKTFWIEKPASGANSIVVHALLDSESAAAAYRFTIRPGDTTVFDVEMAIYPRVDLDHAGLSPMTSMFFFGPNDRKDVEDFRPSVHDSDGLAIFNGRGEELWRPLHNPRDLQVSSFSDLNPRGFGLMQRQKDFAAYQDLESNFERRPSLWAEPIGNWGEGAVKLLEIPTKEEIHDNIASFWLPKAALAAKGEHTYTYRLHWGPDAPKSTSLARFSRTGIGARGDNATIFVLDVTGERLKSVDPKILRGVVTAEKAKIQNIVTQPNPATGGWRFSFELLKEKTPVEIRASLMQDNEPVSEVWVYRWTP
- a CDS encoding response regulator translates to MHKILLAEDDNDMRRFLVKALENAGFQVSSHDNGMSAYQRLREEPFEMLLTDIVMPEMDGIELARRASELDPDIKIMFITGFAAVALNSDSEAPKNAKVLAKPVHLRELVSEVNKMLAA
- the mdoH gene encoding glucans biosynthesis glucosyltransferase MdoH — protein: MDTLAKTGGTTGAADIPLNDFLPRESPTDMAVQALRRFEPPSAPDFAPLWFRRGLVLTGTAILTAAGCYEMYRVLQVGGVTVLESIILVLFVLLFAWIAFSFMSALAGFFVLLARKKDELGIDPRAPLPAIHGRTAMLLPTYNEDPHRVLARLRATYESVQETGHGARFDWFVLSDSTDPATWIAEEKCFLKLRQDVGSVAAIFYRHRPENTARKSGNIEEWVRRFGSNYECMLILDADSLMTGDSVVRLVAAMETHPKAALIQTLPVIVNAGSLFARWQQFAGRLYGPMLAAGIAWWHGSEGNYWGHNAIIRVRAFAQYAGLPELRGRKPFGGHIMSHDFIEAALMRRGGWAIHMAPTLRGSYEESPPTLSDFAARDRRWCQGNLQHLALLPTRGFHWVSRLHLLTGIGSYLTAPLWLIFLVFGILVSLQAQFVRPEYFPKGYSLFPQWPAQDPVLAAWVFAGTMGMLIAPKLLAFAVLLTDADTRRKFGGGLQVLTGIIAETILSGLTAPVMMIFQSSAVGEILFGRDAGWQVQRRDDGAVSHRDTVNTYAVPTLVGVAMAVAAYAVSLPLLLWMTPVILGLLLSIPIAILSSSPGPNRRSGLFKTPEQTAPPSVLTRANELASAPHSPLTCPLYELRSDAGLLEAHLNNPSGQRPRKRGEVDPQLAIARAKIEDAETFEEAAGFLSAREKFAVLKSPSVLAVLLALPDPA